Proteins from a single region of Synchiropus splendidus isolate RoL2022-P1 chromosome 3, RoL_Sspl_1.0, whole genome shotgun sequence:
- the tspan5a gene encoding tetraspanin-5a isoform X2 — translation MSGNHYKGHEVSCCIKYFIFGFNILFWLLGMALVGIGLWAWSEKGVLSNISSITDLGGLDPVWLFMVVGGVMFILGFAGCIGALRENTFLLKFFSVFLGIIFFLELTTGILAFVFKDWIKDQLNLFINNNIRAYRDDIDLQNLIDFTQEYWECCGAFGADDWNLNIYFNCTDSNPSREKCGVPFSCCTKDPAEDVINTQCGYDIRAKPDSEQKDSINMKGCVPQFEKWLQDNLTLVAGIFIGVALLQIFGICLAQNLVSDIEAVRASCFFT, via the exons ATGTCGGGGAATCATTACAAAGGCCACGAAGTCAGCTGCTGCATCAAATACTTCATTTTCGGCTTCAACATCCTCTTCTGG CTGCTGGGAATGGCCTTGGTCGGAATTGGCTTGTGGGCTTGGAGTGAGAAG GGTGTTCTCTCCAacatctcctccatcactgaccTGGGAGGTCTTGACCCAGTCTGGCTCTTCATGGTGGTTGGGGGTGTGATGTTCATTCTGGGATTCGCCGGGTGCATCGGAGCGCTGCGGGAAAACACATTCCTGCTCAAGTTT TTTTCAGTGTTTCTCGGGATCATCTTCTTCCTGGAGCTGACCACCGGGATCCTGGCCTTCGTTTTTAAAGACTGGATCAAAGACCAGCTCAACCTgttcatcaacaacaacatccGAGCTTACCGGGACGACATCGATCTGCAGAACCTCATCGACTTCACTCAGGAATAT TGGGAATGCTGCGGAGCGTTCGGAGCCGACGATTGGAACCTCAACATCTACTTCAACTGCACAGACTCAAACCCCAGTCGAGAAAAGTGTGGCGTCCCATTCTCCTGCTGCACCAAGGACCCGGCG GAGGATGTGATCAACACTCAGTGTGGATATGACATCCGTGCCAAACCT GACTCAGAGCAGAAGGACTCCATCAACATGAAAGGTTGTGTGCCGCAGTTTGAGAAGTGGCTGCAGGACAACCTCACTTTGGTGGCCGGGATCTTCATCGGCGTCGCGTTACTGCAG ATTTTCGGTATTTGTTTGGCCCAAAACCTAGTGAGTGACATTGAAGCTGTGCGGGCGAGCTG TTTCTTTACTTAA
- the tspan5a gene encoding tetraspanin-5a isoform X1, whose product MSGNHYKGHEVSCCIKYFIFGFNILFWLLGMALVGIGLWAWSEKGVLSNISSITDLGGLDPVWLFMVVGGVMFILGFAGCIGALRENTFLLKFFSVFLGIIFFLELTTGILAFVFKDWIKDQLNLFINNNIRAYRDDIDLQNLIDFTQEYWECCGAFGADDWNLNIYFNCTDSNPSREKCGVPFSCCTKDPAEDVINTQCGYDIRAKPDSEQKDSINMKGCVPQFEKWLQDNLTLVAGIFIGVALLQIFGICLAQNLVSDIEAVRASWVPPPLSMRRPPPHSSKKAAAYYS is encoded by the exons ATGTCGGGGAATCATTACAAAGGCCACGAAGTCAGCTGCTGCATCAAATACTTCATTTTCGGCTTCAACATCCTCTTCTGG CTGCTGGGAATGGCCTTGGTCGGAATTGGCTTGTGGGCTTGGAGTGAGAAG GGTGTTCTCTCCAacatctcctccatcactgaccTGGGAGGTCTTGACCCAGTCTGGCTCTTCATGGTGGTTGGGGGTGTGATGTTCATTCTGGGATTCGCCGGGTGCATCGGAGCGCTGCGGGAAAACACATTCCTGCTCAAGTTT TTTTCAGTGTTTCTCGGGATCATCTTCTTCCTGGAGCTGACCACCGGGATCCTGGCCTTCGTTTTTAAAGACTGGATCAAAGACCAGCTCAACCTgttcatcaacaacaacatccGAGCTTACCGGGACGACATCGATCTGCAGAACCTCATCGACTTCACTCAGGAATAT TGGGAATGCTGCGGAGCGTTCGGAGCCGACGATTGGAACCTCAACATCTACTTCAACTGCACAGACTCAAACCCCAGTCGAGAAAAGTGTGGCGTCCCATTCTCCTGCTGCACCAAGGACCCGGCG GAGGATGTGATCAACACTCAGTGTGGATATGACATCCGTGCCAAACCT GACTCAGAGCAGAAGGACTCCATCAACATGAAAGGTTGTGTGCCGCAGTTTGAGAAGTGGCTGCAGGACAACCTCACTTTGGTGGCCGGGATCTTCATCGGCGTCGCGTTACTGCAG ATTTTCGGTATTTGTTTGGCCCAAAACCTAGTGAGTGACATTGAAGCTGTGCGGGCGAGCTG GGTGCCCCCCCCTCTGTCCATGCGCCGACCCCCACCACACTCCAGCAAGAAAGCAGCCGCTTACTACTCATGA
- the serpine1 gene encoding plasminogen activator inhibitor 1 — protein MQCVYILLLLTLGGSLASLHDKQTDFGLKVFSQLAKTSAHKNVALSPYGVTSVMAMAQLGAAGSTRRSLTAVMDFSLQERGMSRQQRLLQRDISSEEGVDIASGVMVERKMSLEKGYRRALAKAFQTHPNQVDFTKPHQAEKVINAWVSDHTAGSIPEFFASGSLSDETRLILLNALHFQGLWKVPFDPKLTQERMFHCANGSSLPVHMMRLTNRFNYGEFVTAEGTDYDVIEVPYEGDSLSMFLVSPFESEVPLSTLSAELSSQKIPQWRAEMRNVKRQLALPRFTLTSEVNLKDALVNMGLGEMFNLATADFTRITTDERLCVSKILQRLKIEVNELGTKGAAVSAAVMFSRMAVEEITLDRPFLFLIQHKPTGTVLFMGQFNHPEQQ, from the exons ATGCAGTGCGTGTACattttgctgctgctgacccTGGGAGGGTCTCTGGCCTCGCTACATGACAAACAGACCGACTTTGGGCTGAAAGTCTTCTCTCAACTCGCCAAAACATCCGCCCACAAGAATGTGGCCTTGTCTCCGTACGGCGTCACCTCTGTCATGGCCATGGCGCAGCTGGGGGCTGCTGGGAGCACTCGCAGGTCCCTGACCGCTGTCATGGATTTCTCACTGCAAG AGAGAGGGATGTCCCGGCAGCAGCGGCTTCTTCAGAGAGATATCTCCAGTGAAGAGGGCGTGGACATCGCCAGCGGGGtgatggtggagaggaagatgagCCTGGAGAAGGGCTACCGCCGAGCCTTAGCCAAGGCCTTCCAGACCCATCCTAACCAGGTGGACTTCACCAAACCGCATCAGGCTGAGAAGGTCATCAACGCCTGGGTGTCGGACCACACAGCAG GCTCCATCCCCGAGTTCTTCGCCTCTGGATCTCTTTCTGATGAGACAAGACTGATCCTGCTGAATGCCCTGCACTTTCAAGGCCTGTGGAAGGTTCCTTTCGACCCGAAGCTGACCCAAGAAAGAATGTTCCACTGTGCTAACGGCAGCTCCCTGCCCGTCCACATGATGCGACTCACCAACCGCTTCAACTATG GTGAGTTTGTGACTGCCGAAGGAACCGACTATGACGTCATCGAGGTCCCATATGAGGGCGACTCTCTCAGCATGTTCCTGGTGTCCCCGTTTGAGTCTGAGGTTCCTCTGAGCACTCTCAGTGCTGAGCTTAGCAGCCAGAAGATTCCCCAGTGGAGAGCAGAGATGAGGAACGTGAAGAGGCAGCTGGCCCTGCCCAG GTTCACGCTGACCTCCGAGGTGAATTTGAAGGACGCTCTCGTCAACATGGGTCTGGGAGAAATGTTCAACCTGGCAACTGCTGACTTCACTCGGATCACGA CCGACGAGAGACTGTGTGTTTCCAAGATTCTGCAGAGGCTGAAGATCGAAGTGAACGAGCTTGGTACGAAAGGAGCGGCAGTTTCAG CCGCCGTGATGTTTTCCCGCATGGCGGTAGAGGAGATCACTCTCGACCGACCATTCCTCTTCCTGATCCAGCATAAACCCACAG GCACTGTCCTCTTCATGGGTCAGTTCAACCACCCAGAGCAGCAGTAG